The Burkholderia cepacia genome includes a region encoding these proteins:
- a CDS encoding pyridoxal-phosphate-dependent aminotransferase family protein, with translation MSIDYSPIPCPVVVPLDAILPEEPLLMMGAGPVPIPAAVAKANTIVINHLGATMAKIIEQVKEMARYVFQTRTKWVLGVAGPGSAAMEMAISNLAWRGTRVLSIRNGFFSARMAEMATRVGADVATLEVADRAVASLDEIADAIARERPEIVTIVQGETSNTVWNRDLRDIAALAKAAGALVVVDAVCTLSTMPLEMDAWGIDAVITGGQKGLSSIPGVSLIAFSDAAWERMKQRPEPNAHWCLDMALAENFWHNAGYHYTAPVSGVLALHEALRLVCAETLESRFARHLRCSLALQAGVESMGLKLYAPKDCRLNSVVGIETPEGLTPGMVCGHISKQYQVEISGSFGLPIVRIGQMGEQCREHNLFRTLHAFGRTMVDLKVPVDLPAGVAALEQELSRRGA, from the coding sequence ATGTCCATCGATTACTCGCCGATTCCCTGTCCCGTCGTCGTGCCGCTCGACGCGATCCTGCCCGAAGAACCGCTGCTGATGATGGGGGCCGGCCCGGTTCCGATCCCGGCCGCCGTCGCGAAGGCGAACACGATCGTGATCAACCACCTCGGCGCGACGATGGCGAAGATCATCGAGCAGGTGAAGGAGATGGCGCGCTACGTGTTCCAGACCCGCACGAAGTGGGTGCTCGGTGTCGCGGGCCCCGGTTCGGCCGCGATGGAAATGGCGATCTCGAACCTCGCGTGGCGCGGTACCCGCGTGCTGTCGATCCGCAACGGCTTCTTCAGCGCGCGGATGGCCGAGATGGCCACCCGCGTCGGCGCCGACGTCGCGACGCTCGAAGTGGCCGACCGCGCAGTCGCGAGTCTCGACGAGATCGCGGACGCGATCGCGCGCGAGCGGCCCGAGATCGTCACGATCGTGCAGGGCGAGACGTCGAACACCGTGTGGAACCGCGACCTGCGCGACATCGCGGCGCTCGCGAAGGCGGCCGGTGCGCTGGTCGTGGTCGACGCGGTGTGCACGCTGTCGACGATGCCGCTCGAGATGGACGCGTGGGGCATCGACGCGGTGATCACCGGCGGCCAGAAAGGGCTGTCGTCGATTCCGGGCGTGTCGCTGATCGCGTTCTCCGACGCCGCCTGGGAGCGCATGAAGCAGCGCCCCGAACCGAACGCGCACTGGTGTCTCGACATGGCGCTCGCGGAGAACTTCTGGCACAACGCGGGCTATCACTACACGGCGCCCGTGTCGGGCGTGCTCGCGCTGCACGAAGCGCTGCGGCTCGTCTGTGCCGAGACGCTCGAAAGCCGCTTCGCGCGCCATCTGCGCTGCTCGCTCGCGCTGCAGGCGGGCGTCGAGTCGATGGGGCTCAAGCTCTATGCGCCGAAGGATTGCCGGCTGAATTCGGTGGTCGGGATCGAGACGCCGGAAGGGCTGACGCCGGGGATGGTCTGCGGCCACATCTCGAAGCAGTACCAGGTCGAGATTTCGGGCTCGTTCGGGTTGCCGATCGTGCGGATCGGCCAGATGGGCGAGCAGTGCCGCGAGCACAACCTGTTCCGTACGCTGCATGCGTTCGGCCGCACGATGGTCGACCTGAAGGTGCCGGTCGACCTGCCGGCCGGCGTCGCGGCGCTCGAACAGGAACTGTCGCGGCGCGGCGCGTAA
- a CDS encoding helix-turn-helix domain-containing protein, whose amino-acid sequence MRVPPPAPPAVPSPAAAAAAAVGGDLPFGLQSVCRTLADANATLERFAWLGDHLAIAEWTRITDESETVYEQPGHHTLSCYLDGGYRTERQRVPRYGAPSLLCALPGDHESRWWVRGEMHFIHLYFLPEHFTQRAIRELDREPRELKLADRTYFEDARVAALLRSLALDGWDDADERLRVNETAHEVLSLLLRGQSTTRTDTSFRGGLAPAVRRRVRDYIDTYLTQPLTLGELADVAALSEYHFSRMFRLSFGRAPHAWVAEQRLARARELLRTTALPLAQIAADCGYANAGHFSHRFRDAHGTTPNTYRRAMQGR is encoded by the coding sequence ATGCGTGTCCCCCCTCCCGCCCCGCCCGCCGTGCCGTCACCGGCCGCCGCAGCCGCTGCCGCCGTCGGCGGCGATTTGCCGTTCGGCCTGCAGTCGGTCTGCCGCACGCTCGCCGACGCGAACGCGACGCTCGAGCGCTTCGCGTGGCTCGGCGACCATCTCGCGATCGCCGAATGGACGCGGATCACCGACGAAAGCGAGACGGTCTACGAGCAGCCGGGCCACCACACGCTGTCGTGCTACCTCGACGGCGGCTACCGGACGGAACGCCAGCGCGTGCCGCGCTACGGCGCGCCGAGCCTGCTGTGCGCGCTGCCGGGCGACCACGAATCGCGCTGGTGGGTGCGCGGCGAGATGCACTTCATCCACCTGTATTTCCTGCCCGAGCACTTCACGCAGCGCGCGATCCGCGAACTCGACCGCGAGCCGCGCGAGCTGAAGCTCGCCGACCGCACGTACTTCGAGGATGCGCGCGTCGCCGCCCTGCTGCGCTCGCTCGCGCTGGACGGCTGGGACGATGCCGACGAGCGGCTGCGCGTGAACGAGACCGCACACGAGGTGCTGAGCCTGCTGCTGCGCGGGCAGAGCACGACCCGCACCGACACGTCGTTCCGCGGCGGGCTCGCGCCGGCCGTGCGCCGCCGCGTGCGCGACTACATCGACACGTACCTGACGCAACCGCTGACGCTCGGCGAACTCGCCGACGTCGCCGCGCTGTCCGAGTATCACTTCTCGCGGATGTTCCGGTTGTCGTTCGGCCGGGCGCCGCACGCCTGGGTGGCCGAGCAACGGCTGGCGCGGGCGCGCGAGCTGTTGCGCACGACGGCGCTGCCGCTCGCGCAGATCGCGGCCGACTGCGGTTATGCGAACGCCGGCCACTTCAGCCATCGCTTTCGCGACGCCCACGGGACGACGCCGAATACCTACCGGCGTGCGATGCAGGGCCGCTGA
- a CDS encoding DMT family transporter encodes MNLSLYILTVLIWGTTWIAIKWQLGSVPPPVSIAWRFWLAAAVLFALLRVMRRPVRPPREAWRYLAAQGFALFCLNFLCFYYAEQVVPSGLVAVIFSTAPLLNSINGRLFMGRPLRPSAIAGALLGLTGIACLFWQQMAGHLDDHATWTGLAIALAGTMCFSAGNLLSSRMQSMGLHPLATNGWAMLIGAAILTVGSAVAGLPFTLDTSPRYLGALVYLAVPGSVIGFTAYLTLVGRIGPERAAYCTVLFPIVALAVSTVFEDYQWSPLAVVGLLLVVAGNLVAFDLARRLFPRMA; translated from the coding sequence ATGAATCTTTCGCTCTACATCCTCACCGTGCTGATCTGGGGCACCACCTGGATCGCGATCAAGTGGCAGCTCGGCTCCGTGCCGCCGCCCGTGTCGATCGCATGGCGCTTCTGGCTCGCGGCCGCCGTGCTGTTCGCGCTGCTGCGCGTGATGCGCCGGCCGGTGCGCCCGCCGCGCGAAGCGTGGCGCTACCTCGCCGCGCAGGGCTTCGCGCTGTTCTGCCTGAACTTCCTGTGTTTCTACTACGCGGAGCAGGTCGTGCCGAGCGGCCTCGTCGCGGTGATCTTCTCGACCGCGCCGCTGTTGAACTCGATCAACGGCCGGCTGTTCATGGGCCGCCCGCTGCGGCCGTCGGCGATCGCCGGCGCGCTGCTCGGCCTGACGGGCATCGCGTGCCTGTTCTGGCAGCAGATGGCCGGCCATCTCGACGACCACGCGACCTGGACGGGGCTCGCGATCGCGCTGGCGGGCACGATGTGCTTCTCGGCCGGCAACCTGCTGTCGAGCCGGATGCAGTCGATGGGGCTGCACCCGCTCGCGACCAACGGCTGGGCGATGCTGATCGGCGCGGCGATCCTGACCGTCGGCAGCGCAGTGGCCGGCTTGCCGTTCACGCTCGACACGAGCCCGCGTTATCTCGGCGCGCTCGTGTACCTGGCCGTGCCGGGCTCGGTGATCGGCTTTACCGCCTACCTGACCCTCGTCGGCCGGATCGGGCCGGAGCGTGCCGCGTACTGCACGGTGCTGTTCCCGATCGTCGCGCTGGCGGTGTCGACGGTGTTCGAGGATTACCAGTGGTCGCCGCTCGCGGTGGTCGGGCTGCTGCTGGTGGTGGCCGGCAACCTGGTCGCGTTCGACCTGGCGCGGCGGCTGTTCCCGCGCATGGCGTGA
- a CDS encoding MFS transporter, with the protein MSTDSATPPRSGFAVTLQIVSVVCFTFICYLTIGLPLAVLPGFVHDDLGFSAIVAGGAISVQYFATLASRPLAGRFADTLGPKQTVLRGLVGCGVSGVLLLVALLLAHWPAASLVLLVASRLVLGVGESLCGTGAILWGIGKVGVTHNAKVISWNGIATYGALALGAPVGVAIAHTLNPALIGVIVIALAATGFYLARLIDSVPLVHGERMSYASVFTRVLPHGLGLALGSAGFGSIATFVTLYYAARHWPNAALSLTVFGTLFIGARLLFANTIKTYGGFRVAIVSFAFECSGLVLLWLAPVPHVALVGAALTGFGFALIFPALGVEAVALVPPASRGAALSAYSVFLDLSLGITGPLAGYVAGAFGYPQVFLFAAVAAAAGVALSMVLYQRQARVAGSGAAA; encoded by the coding sequence ATGTCAACCGATTCCGCCACACCGCCGCGCAGCGGGTTCGCGGTCACGCTGCAAATCGTGTCCGTCGTCTGCTTCACGTTCATCTGCTACCTGACCATCGGCCTGCCGCTCGCGGTGCTGCCGGGTTTCGTCCATGACGACCTCGGTTTTTCCGCGATCGTCGCGGGCGGCGCGATCAGCGTCCAGTATTTCGCGACGCTCGCGTCGCGGCCGCTCGCCGGGCGCTTCGCCGATACGCTCGGGCCGAAGCAGACGGTGCTGCGCGGGCTGGTCGGCTGCGGAGTGTCGGGCGTGCTGCTGCTCGTCGCGCTGCTGCTCGCGCACTGGCCGGCCGCGAGCCTCGTGCTGCTGGTCGCGAGCCGGCTCGTGCTCGGCGTCGGCGAGAGCCTGTGCGGCACCGGCGCGATCCTGTGGGGTATCGGCAAGGTCGGCGTCACGCACAACGCGAAGGTGATCTCGTGGAACGGGATCGCCACCTACGGCGCACTCGCGCTCGGCGCGCCGGTCGGCGTCGCGATCGCGCATACGCTGAATCCGGCACTGATCGGCGTGATCGTGATCGCGCTCGCCGCGACCGGCTTCTATCTCGCGCGCCTGATCGATTCCGTGCCGCTCGTGCACGGCGAACGGATGTCGTATGCGAGCGTGTTCACGCGCGTGCTGCCGCACGGCCTCGGCCTCGCGCTCGGCTCGGCCGGCTTCGGCTCGATCGCCACCTTCGTTACCCTGTACTACGCGGCGCGCCACTGGCCGAACGCCGCGCTGTCGCTGACCGTGTTCGGCACGCTGTTCATCGGTGCGCGCCTGCTGTTCGCGAACACGATCAAGACGTACGGCGGCTTCCGCGTCGCGATCGTGTCGTTCGCGTTCGAATGCTCGGGCCTCGTGCTGCTGTGGCTCGCGCCCGTGCCGCACGTCGCGCTCGTCGGCGCCGCGCTGACGGGCTTCGGCTTCGCGCTGATCTTCCCGGCACTCGGCGTCGAGGCCGTCGCGCTCGTGCCGCCCGCCAGCCGCGGCGCGGCGCTGTCCGCGTACTCGGTGTTCCTCGACCTGTCGCTCGGCATTACGGGCCCGCTCGCCGGCTATGTCGCGGGCGCGTTCGGTTATCCGCAGGTGTTCCTGTTCGCGGCGGTGGCCGCCGCCGCGGGCGTCGCGCTGTCGATGGTGCTGTACCAGCGGCAGGCGCGGGTTGCCGGCAGCGGCGCGGCGGCCTGA
- the xdhA gene encoding xanthine dehydrogenase small subunit, whose translation MSEPIRFYHRHAIREVSGADVTRTVLQYLREDAHCTGTKEGCAEGDCGACTVVVGELTDTGAVEFKAVNACIQFLPTLDGKALLTVEDLRQPDGTLHPVQQAMVDCHGSQCGFCTPGFVMSMWALYEKHGHEGCGSACAKAKDVPTRTEIADALTGNLCRCTGYRPIVDAAVQMFGAAGEGAAGEGAAGEGAAPVDTAALARTLASLKRDDTFDYTTIGGARFAAPRTLDALAALKVERPDARILAGSTDIGLWVTKQMRRLDDLIYVGQIAELQRLAERGDWIEIGAGVTVEKAYAALAGTYPELTEMWKRFASLPIRNAGTIGGNVANGSPIGDSMPGLIALGARVVLRGGDTVRELPLEALYTGYQQKDMAPHEFVVGLKVPTRTGAREKLQFRTYKLSKRFDSDISAVCAAFAFIADGDTIREPRIAFGGMAATPKRATHTESLLDGATWHEATAQAAMQALERDYQPLSDMRATSTYRLDTAKNLMYRFWLETRPHDPLPPQALNVREVAAVAARA comes from the coding sequence ATGAGTGAGCCGATCCGCTTCTACCATCGTCACGCGATCCGCGAAGTCAGCGGCGCGGACGTCACCCGCACCGTGCTGCAGTACCTGCGCGAGGACGCGCATTGCACCGGCACCAAGGAAGGCTGCGCGGAAGGCGACTGCGGCGCGTGCACGGTCGTCGTCGGCGAGCTGACCGACACCGGCGCGGTCGAGTTCAAGGCCGTCAACGCATGCATCCAGTTCCTGCCGACGCTCGACGGCAAGGCGCTGCTGACGGTCGAGGACCTGCGTCAGCCCGACGGCACGCTGCACCCGGTGCAGCAGGCGATGGTCGACTGCCACGGTTCGCAATGCGGGTTCTGCACGCCCGGCTTCGTGATGTCGATGTGGGCGCTGTACGAGAAGCACGGCCACGAAGGTTGCGGCAGCGCGTGCGCGAAGGCGAAGGACGTGCCGACGCGCACCGAGATCGCCGATGCGCTGACCGGCAACCTGTGCCGCTGCACCGGCTATCGCCCGATCGTCGATGCGGCGGTGCAGATGTTCGGTGCAGCCGGCGAAGGCGCTGCCGGCGAAGGCGCGGCCGGCGAAGGCGCCGCGCCGGTCGACACGGCCGCGCTGGCCCGCACGCTCGCGTCGCTCAAGCGCGACGATACGTTCGACTACACGACGATCGGCGGCGCGCGCTTCGCGGCGCCGCGCACGCTCGACGCGCTGGCGGCGCTGAAGGTCGAGCGCCCCGACGCGCGCATTCTGGCCGGCAGCACCGACATCGGCTTGTGGGTCACGAAGCAGATGCGCCGGCTCGACGACCTGATCTACGTCGGCCAGATCGCCGAACTGCAGCGCCTCGCGGAGCGCGGCGACTGGATCGAGATCGGCGCGGGCGTGACGGTCGAGAAGGCGTATGCGGCGCTGGCCGGCACGTATCCGGAACTGACCGAAATGTGGAAGCGCTTCGCGTCGCTGCCGATCCGCAATGCCGGCACGATCGGCGGCAACGTCGCGAACGGCTCGCCGATCGGCGATTCGATGCCGGGCCTGATCGCGCTCGGCGCGCGCGTGGTGCTGCGCGGCGGCGACACGGTGCGCGAGCTGCCGCTCGAGGCGCTGTACACGGGCTATCAGCAGAAGGACATGGCGCCGCACGAATTCGTCGTCGGCCTGAAGGTGCCGACCCGCACCGGCGCGCGCGAGAAGCTGCAGTTCCGCACGTACAAGCTGTCGAAGCGGTTCGACTCCGACATCTCGGCCGTATGCGCGGCGTTCGCGTTCATCGCGGACGGCGACACGATCCGCGAGCCGCGCATCGCGTTCGGCGGGATGGCCGCGACGCCGAAGCGCGCGACGCACACGGAAAGCCTGCTCGACGGCGCGACGTGGCACGAAGCGACCGCGCAGGCCGCGATGCAGGCGCTCGAGCGCGACTACCAGCCGCTGTCCGACATGCGCGCGACGAGCACGTATCGCCTCGATACCGCGAAGAACCTGATGTATCGCTTCTGGCTGGAGACGCGCCCGCACGATCCGCTGCCGCCGCAGGCGCTGAACGTGCGCGAGGTCGCAGCGGTTGCGGCGCGCGCCTGA
- the xdhB gene encoding xanthine dehydrogenase molybdopterin binding subunit — protein sequence MNQQAEPFLSTLDPQADAAQVHVSRAHESAHLHVSGRATYTDDIPIVAGTLHAALGLSAKPHAKIVSMNFDAVRATPGVVAVFTADDIPGVNDCGPIIHDDPVLAKGIVQFVGQPMFIVVATSHETARLAARRAQVDYEELPAILTAQEARRAQSYVIPPLKLARGDAAARLAVAPHRESGEMLLGGQEQFYLEGQIAYAVPKDDDGMHVYCSTQHPSEMQHLVAHVLGVASHNVLVECRRMGGGFGGKESQSGLFACCAALAAWKLLCPVKLRPDRDDDMMITGKRHDFHYRFDVGYDDDGRIDGVALDMTSRCGFSADLSGPVMTRAVCHFDNAYWLGDVNIAGYCGKTNTQSNTAFRGFGGPQGAFAIEYILDDVARSLDRDPLDVRYANLYGKTERNVTPYGQTVEDNVLHELLGELEATSDYRARRAGVRAFNARNTVLKKGIALTPVKFGIAFNVTHFNQAGALVHIYTDGSVLVNHGGTEMGQGLNTKVAQVVAHELGIRFGRIRVTATDTSKVANTSATAASTGSDLNGKAAQDAARQLRERLAVFAAKQFGDGKVDAADVKFGNDFVWVGGTSVPFGDVIAKAYLARVQLWSDGFYATPKLYWDQSKLQGRPFYYYSYGAAVSEVVIDTLTGEMRTLRVDALHDVGASLNPALDIGQVEGAFIQGMGWLTTEELWWNKGGKLMTHAPSTYKIPTVNDTPPEFNVRLFRNRNVEDSIHRSKAVGEPPLLLPFSVFFAVRDAVAAVGDYQVNPPLDAPATGESILRAVQAVRAARG from the coding sequence ATGAACCAGCAAGCAGAACCGTTCCTGAGCACCCTCGATCCGCAAGCCGACGCCGCGCAGGTCCACGTCTCGCGCGCGCACGAATCCGCGCACCTGCACGTCAGCGGGCGTGCCACCTACACCGACGACATCCCGATCGTCGCGGGCACGCTGCACGCGGCGCTCGGCCTGTCGGCGAAGCCGCACGCGAAGATCGTGTCGATGAACTTCGACGCGGTGCGCGCGACGCCCGGCGTGGTCGCCGTGTTCACGGCCGACGACATCCCGGGCGTCAACGACTGCGGCCCGATCATCCACGACGACCCGGTGCTCGCGAAGGGCATCGTGCAGTTCGTCGGCCAGCCGATGTTCATCGTCGTCGCGACCTCGCACGAAACCGCGCGGCTCGCCGCGCGCCGCGCCCAGGTCGACTACGAGGAGTTGCCGGCGATTCTCACCGCGCAGGAAGCGCGCCGCGCGCAGTCCTACGTGATCCCGCCGCTGAAGCTCGCGCGCGGCGACGCGGCCGCGCGGCTCGCCGTCGCGCCGCACCGCGAGTCGGGCGAAATGCTGCTCGGCGGCCAGGAGCAGTTCTACCTCGAAGGACAGATCGCGTACGCGGTGCCGAAGGACGACGACGGGATGCACGTGTACTGCTCGACGCAGCACCCGAGCGAGATGCAGCACCTCGTCGCGCACGTGCTCGGCGTCGCGTCGCACAACGTGCTCGTCGAATGCCGCCGGATGGGCGGCGGGTTCGGCGGCAAGGAATCGCAGTCGGGCCTGTTCGCGTGCTGCGCGGCGCTCGCCGCATGGAAGCTGCTGTGCCCGGTGAAGCTGCGTCCGGATCGCGACGACGACATGATGATCACCGGCAAGCGCCACGATTTCCATTACCGCTTCGACGTCGGCTACGACGACGACGGCCGCATCGACGGCGTCGCGCTCGACATGACGTCGCGCTGCGGCTTCTCGGCCGACCTGTCGGGCCCGGTGATGACGCGCGCGGTATGCCATTTCGACAACGCGTACTGGCTCGGCGACGTAAACATCGCCGGCTACTGCGGCAAGACCAACACGCAGTCGAACACCGCGTTCCGCGGTTTCGGCGGCCCGCAGGGCGCGTTCGCGATCGAGTACATCCTCGACGACGTCGCGCGTTCGCTCGATCGCGATCCGCTCGACGTCCGCTACGCGAACCTGTACGGCAAGACCGAACGCAACGTGACGCCGTACGGGCAGACGGTCGAGGACAACGTGCTGCACGAACTGCTCGGCGAACTCGAGGCGACGAGCGACTACCGCGCGCGGCGGGCGGGCGTGCGCGCATTCAACGCACGCAACACGGTGCTGAAGAAGGGCATCGCGCTCACGCCGGTGAAGTTCGGCATCGCGTTCAACGTCACGCACTTCAACCAGGCCGGCGCGCTGGTGCACATCTACACCGACGGCTCGGTGCTCGTGAACCACGGCGGCACGGAGATGGGGCAGGGGCTCAACACGAAGGTCGCGCAGGTCGTCGCGCACGAGCTCGGCATCCGCTTCGGCCGGATCCGCGTGACGGCGACCGACACGAGCAAGGTCGCGAACACGTCCGCGACGGCCGCGTCGACGGGCTCCGACCTGAACGGCAAGGCCGCGCAGGATGCGGCGCGCCAGCTGCGCGAGCGGCTCGCGGTGTTCGCGGCGAAGCAGTTCGGCGACGGCAAGGTCGATGCGGCCGACGTGAAGTTCGGCAACGACTTCGTGTGGGTCGGCGGCACGAGCGTGCCGTTCGGCGACGTGATCGCGAAGGCGTACCTCGCGCGCGTGCAGCTGTGGTCCGACGGTTTCTACGCGACGCCGAAGCTGTACTGGGATCAGTCGAAGCTGCAGGGCCGGCCGTTCTACTACTACTCGTACGGCGCGGCCGTGTCGGAAGTCGTGATCGACACGCTGACGGGCGAGATGCGCACGCTGCGCGTCGATGCGCTGCACGACGTGGGCGCGTCGCTGAACCCGGCGCTCGACATCGGCCAGGTCGAAGGCGCGTTCATCCAGGGGATGGGCTGGCTCACGACCGAGGAGCTATGGTGGAACAAGGGCGGCAAGCTGATGACGCATGCGCCGTCGACGTACAAGATCCCGACGGTGAACGACACGCCGCCCGAATTCAACGTGCGGCTGTTCCGGAACCGCAACGTCGAGGACAGCATCCACCGGTCGAAAGCCGTCGGCGAGCCGCCGCTGCTGCTGCCGTTCTCGGTGTTCTTCGCGGTGCGCGACGCGGTGGCCGCGGTCGGCGACTACCAGGTGAACCCGCCGCTCGACGCACCGGCCACCGGCGAGTCGATCCTGCGCGCGGTGCAGGCCGTGCGCGCGGCGCGAGGCTGA
- the xdhC gene encoding xanthine dehydrogenase accessory protein XdhC has protein sequence MTFAKGTGQRNRASGTPPPMHIVLFGAGHVGHALVTLLGALPCVVQWVDTRDELFPDECPPNVQPEPTDTPEAVVDAAPPGAYFLVMTHNHALDFSLAAQIMRRRDYAYFGMIGSRTKRVKFERRLVARGVDPARLVEMVCPIGVAGIVDKAPGAIAVAVCAELLQARSGMPVADAKAAASGRPADDLSCVR, from the coding sequence ATGACGTTCGCCAAGGGCACCGGCCAGCGCAACCGCGCGAGCGGCACGCCGCCGCCGATGCACATCGTGCTGTTCGGCGCCGGGCACGTCGGTCACGCGCTCGTCACGCTGCTCGGCGCGCTGCCGTGCGTCGTGCAGTGGGTCGACACGCGCGACGAGCTGTTCCCGGACGAATGTCCGCCGAACGTGCAGCCGGAGCCGACCGACACGCCGGAGGCCGTCGTCGACGCGGCGCCGCCCGGCGCATATTTCCTCGTGATGACGCACAACCACGCGCTCGACTTCTCGCTCGCCGCGCAGATCATGCGGCGGCGCGACTATGCGTACTTCGGGATGATCGGCTCGCGCACCAAGCGCGTGAAGTTCGAGCGCCGGCTTGTCGCGCGCGGCGTCGATCCGGCGCGGCTGGTCGAGATGGTGTGCCCGATCGGCGTCGCGGGCATCGTCGACAAGGCGCCGGGCGCGATCGCGGTGGCCGTGTGCGCGGAGCTGCTGCAGGCGCGCTCGGGCATGCCGGTGGCGGACGCGAAGGCCGCCGCGTCGGGGCGCCCGGCGGACGACCTGTCCTGCGTGCGGTGA
- a CDS encoding nuclear transport factor 2 family protein, translating into MSDHQVYLDTLDASLVAIERWLSGVDSAPEALDALLASFSADFTMILTDGRMVDHDGMRALFAKLAGAKPGLRIGLSETHVLVSDDRHAVITYLEAQHAASGELPARRATAVFDRDAAGVVRWTHLQETFCTA; encoded by the coding sequence ATGTCCGATCACCAGGTTTATCTCGACACGCTCGATGCGAGCCTCGTCGCCATCGAGCGCTGGCTGTCCGGCGTCGATAGCGCGCCCGAGGCGCTCGACGCGCTGCTCGCGTCGTTCTCCGCCGATTTCACGATGATCCTGACCGACGGCCGCATGGTCGATCATGACGGCATGCGCGCGCTGTTCGCGAAGCTCGCCGGCGCGAAGCCGGGGCTGCGCATCGGGTTGTCGGAAACGCACGTGCTCGTGTCGGACGACCGCCACGCGGTCATCACCTATCTCGAGGCGCAGCACGCGGCCTCGGGCGAGCTGCCCGCGCGCCGCGCGACCGCCGTGTTCGACCGCGACGCGGCGGGCGTCGTGCGCTGGACCCATCTGCAGGAAACCTTCTGCACCGCGTGA
- a CDS encoding LysR family transcriptional regulator — translation MEDDDRTASLDIWLVRVLRTLLLERSVTQAALRLNQTQPAISTALRKLRETLNDPILVRGKSGMVPTEYGASLLEAAQRALREVDFIATPHGDFDPSSARRTFRVAAPDYLNDFFMPTLIERFRDAAPHAHLEIDSLNPALDHAGALESGALDLVIGNWPKPDPQFARQDLFSDTIVCLMRDSHPLARGPLTREAYASAAHVAPTPYTGDKRNAIEIGLARAHLTRRIVTTLPYFGIVPQVLLQSDLIFTTTRRFATHYAQLLPLVVVTPPVPFPRIKSYLLTHPQPDRPTDIAWLCALMQSVSDELTAARGARKR, via the coding sequence ATGGAAGACGACGACCGTACCGCCTCGCTCGATATCTGGCTCGTGCGTGTGCTGCGCACGCTGCTGCTCGAGCGCAGCGTCACGCAGGCCGCGCTGCGGCTGAACCAGACCCAGCCCGCGATCAGCACCGCACTGCGCAAGCTGCGCGAGACGCTGAACGACCCGATCCTCGTGCGCGGCAAATCCGGCATGGTGCCGACCGAATACGGCGCATCGCTGCTCGAGGCCGCGCAGCGCGCGCTGCGCGAGGTCGATTTCATCGCAACGCCGCACGGCGACTTCGATCCGTCGTCCGCCCGGCGCACGTTCCGCGTCGCCGCGCCCGACTACCTGAACGATTTCTTCATGCCGACGCTGATCGAGCGCTTTCGCGACGCGGCGCCGCATGCGCACCTGGAAATCGATTCGCTGAATCCCGCGCTCGATCACGCGGGCGCGCTCGAATCCGGCGCGCTCGACCTCGTGATCGGCAACTGGCCGAAGCCCGACCCGCAGTTCGCGCGTCAGGACCTGTTCTCCGACACGATCGTGTGCCTGATGCGGGACTCCCATCCGCTCGCGCGCGGGCCGCTCACGCGCGAAGCGTACGCGTCGGCCGCGCACGTCGCGCCGACGCCGTACACCGGCGACAAGCGCAACGCAATCGAGATCGGCCTTGCCCGCGCACACCTCACGCGGCGCATCGTGACGACGCTGCCGTACTTCGGGATCGTGCCGCAGGTGCTGCTGCAATCGGACCTGATCTTCACGACGACGCGCCGCTTCGCGACGCATTATGCGCAGTTGCTGCCGCTCGTCGTCGTTACGCCGCCGGTGCCGTTTCCGCGTATCAAGAGCTACCTGCTCACGCATCCGCAACCCGACCGGCCGACCGACATCGCGTGGCTGTGTGCGCTGATGCAGAGCGTGTCCGACGAGCTGACCGCCGCACGCGGCGCGCGCAAGCGCTGA